The genomic window CGAAATCCAAGTGCCGGTGATTTGACGGGCCATCTCGACGACTTCGGCGACAGAGTAACCGTTGCCGTGACCAACGTTGTAGACACAACTAGCTTTTTCCAGTGCAGGCACCACGAGCACAATCGCCTCGGCCACGTCCAATACGTGCACATAGTCGCGCACACAGGTGCCGTCCGGCGTCGGGTAGTTTTCGCCAAACACATCCACGTTGGTGACTTGCCCGGCAGCCGCGTGCAAGACGGTCGGGATCAGGTGCGTGGGCGTATCGGGGCGGCTCGTGGCGGTGGCGCCCGCGACGTTGAAACAGCGCAAACAGGCATAACGCAACTCGTGCGCTTCTTCGTACCAGCGCAGCGCGCGCTCAAAGGCCAAGACGCTTTCGCCGTAAGGATTGAGCGGTTGCAAGGGCGCGTCTTCTTTGATGGGGATGCTGGCAGGCTCACCATAAACGGCGGCGCTGGAAGCAAAGACCAACTTTTTCACACCAGTTTGCCGCATGGT from Acidobacteriota bacterium includes these protein-coding regions:
- the galE gene encoding UDP-glucose 4-epimerase GalE, translated to MNVLVTGGAGYIGSVVVEQLLQHGQRAVIYDDPGTGPGASFNPDAPFVSGALTDQTTLAAAFEQHQIEAVIHLTAVQQPSAAFNDPHASYQNNLINGLALLETMRQTGVKKLVFASSAAVYGEPASIPIKEDAPLQPLNPYGESVLAFERALRWYEEAHELRYACLRCFNVAGATATSRPDTPTHLIPTVLHAAAGQVTNVDVFGENYPTPDGTCVRDYVHVLDVAEAIVLVVPALEKASCVYNVGHGNGYSVAEVVEMARQITGTWISTEAAPRRPGEPAVLIASPDKLMLELGWQPRQSELDVILESAWRRVVGSQ